The Clostridioides sp. ES-S-0010-02 genome window below encodes:
- a CDS encoding DEAD/DEAH box helicase, whose translation MNTFEQLKISSTLINGLKKQDITSPTEVQSLVIENIMQNKDLLINSQTGTGKTLAYVLPIFERIDTSKRETQALILAPTHELVMQITNQIELLAKNSETPLTSLSLIGEVNIQKQIKNIKAIKPHIVIGTCGRVLDLIKQKKLKSHNIKTIVLDEVDNLLNGKNITCVEDIIKTTLRDRQIIGCSASLTDSTIKICDKFMKEFELIKTKEKSQINPNINHTYMLGEIRDKFNFLRKTLAATNPKRAIVFVNNEKNIDVIISKLNYHNYKAIGIFGNMPKEDRKNAINKFKLGKAKILVTTDLSARGLDIVDISHVFNLDFPNSKNEYLHRCGRTARGNRSGDTISIITKKELDIIKELQKEFNITIVPKTLEKGKLVDISK comes from the coding sequence ATGAACACATTTGAACAATTAAAGATAAGTTCTACTCTAATAAATGGACTTAAAAAACAAGACATAACTTCTCCAACAGAAGTTCAGTCACTTGTTATAGAAAATATAATGCAAAATAAAGATTTATTAATCAACTCACAAACTGGAACAGGAAAAACACTTGCATATGTTTTACCTATATTTGAAAGAATTGATACATCAAAAAGAGAAACTCAGGCTCTTATACTTGCACCAACACATGAATTAGTAATGCAAATTACAAATCAAATTGAATTATTAGCAAAAAACTCAGAAACTCCTTTGACTTCACTATCCTTAATTGGAGAAGTTAATATACAAAAACAAATAAAAAATATAAAGGCTATAAAACCACATATAGTAATAGGAACTTGTGGAAGAGTTTTAGACTTAATAAAGCAGAAGAAGTTAAAATCACACAACATAAAAACTATCGTTTTAGATGAAGTGGACAATTTGTTGAATGGTAAAAACATAACTTGTGTAGAAGACATAATAAAAACTACATTAAGAGATAGACAAATCATAGGTTGTTCTGCAAGTCTTACAGATAGTACTATAAAAATTTGTGATAAATTTATGAAAGAATTTGAATTAATAAAAACAAAAGAAAAGTCACAGATAAATCCTAATATAAATCATACATATATGTTAGGGGAAATAAGAGATAAATTTAATTTTCTTAGAAAAACATTAGCTGCTACAAACCCAAAAAGAGCTATTGTATTTGTAAACAATGAAAAAAACATAGATGTTATAATATCAAAATTAAACTATCATAATTATAAAGCAATTGGAATATTTGGAAATATGCCAAAAGAGGATAGAAAAAATGCAATAAATAAATTTAAACTTGGAAAAGCAAAAATTTTAGTTACAACAGATTTATCTGCTCGTGGACTTGATATAGTAGATATAAGCCATGTTTTTAATTTAGATTTTCCAAATAGTAAAAATGAATATCTGCATAGATGTGGTAGAACTGCTAGAGGAAACCGAAGTGGAGATACTATTTCAATAATAACAAAAAAAGAATTAGATATTATAAAAGAATTGCAAAAAGAATTTAATATAACAATTGTGCCTAAAACCTTAGAAAAGGGAAAATTAGTAGATATATCTAAGTAA
- a CDS encoding NCS2 family permease, which yields MQTTNSSTMQKLFPILTNKNVDMKKEVIAGVTTFLTMAYIIAVNPNILSATGMPAGALVTGTCLAAAFGCILMGMVANLPFALASGMGLNAFFAYTVVLQMGVPWEVALTAVFVEGIIFIILSVSGVREAVVNAIPKNMKLAVTGGIGIFIALIGLVNCGIVIGDQATLIKMGKFTPAVIIACIGLIIVAVLDKKRVKGSILFGIVVSSLLAWGFAFMNPEYAQKLGIYLPSGIFKFESLAPIAGKIDLGYVLHPTNIGGFFVIVCTFLFVDFFDTVGTLVGVCSKANMLDEKGNVPNVGRALLTDAVATTVGAGLGVSTVTTYVESSTGVIAGGRTGWTAVTVGVLFLVAMFFSPVFIAIPSCATAPALIYVGYLMLGTVKDIEFDNITEGVPAFVTIACMALTYSIGDGLTLGILTYVFVNVFYNIFGAKKAEDKKHVSVVMIVLAILFIIKLWLL from the coding sequence ATGCAAACAACAAACAGTAGTACCATGCAGAAACTTTTTCCAATTTTGACTAATAAAAATGTCGACATGAAGAAAGAAGTAATTGCTGGTGTAACTACTTTTTTAACTATGGCTTATATAATAGCTGTAAATCCAAACATTTTATCAGCAACAGGGATGCCAGCAGGTGCTCTTGTTACAGGGACATGTCTAGCAGCAGCATTTGGATGTATTTTAATGGGAATGGTTGCAAATCTTCCTTTTGCTTTAGCATCAGGTATGGGTCTTAATGCATTTTTTGCATACACAGTAGTCTTACAAATGGGGGTTCCTTGGGAAGTAGCTCTTACAGCGGTATTTGTAGAAGGTATCATTTTTATAATATTATCAGTAAGTGGAGTTCGTGAAGCTGTTGTAAATGCAATACCAAAGAATATGAAGCTTGCTGTTACAGGTGGTATAGGTATATTTATTGCACTTATAGGTTTAGTTAATTGTGGAATCGTAATTGGAGATCAAGCTACTCTTATAAAGATGGGGAAATTTACTCCAGCAGTAATAATAGCTTGCATAGGATTAATAATTGTAGCAGTATTAGATAAAAAAAGAGTTAAAGGTTCTATCCTTTTTGGAATAGTAGTAAGTTCATTACTTGCTTGGGGATTTGCATTTATGAATCCAGAATATGCACAAAAATTAGGTATATACTTACCTAGTGGAATATTCAAGTTTGAAAGTTTAGCACCGATAGCAGGTAAAATAGATTTAGGATATGTATTACATCCAACAAATATAGGTGGTTTCTTTGTAATAGTTTGTACATTCTTATTTGTTGATTTCTTTGATACAGTAGGTACATTAGTAGGGGTTTGCTCTAAAGCAAATATGCTAGATGAAAAAGGAAATGTTCCTAATGTAGGTAGAGCTTTGCTTACAGATGCAGTTGCAACTACAGTAGGTGCAGGGCTTGGAGTATCTACAGTTACAACTTATGTTGAGAGTTCAACAGGAGTTATTGCAGGTGGTAGAACTGGATGGACAGCAGTAACAGTTGGTGTTTTATTCTTAGTTGCAATGTTTTTCTCTCCTGTATTTATAGCAATTCCATCATGTGCTACAGCACCAGCTTTAATTTATGTTGGGTACTTGATGCTTGGTACAGTTAAAGATATTGAGTTTGACAATATAACTGAAGGTGTTCCAGCTTTCGTTACTATTGCTTGTATGGCATTAACTTATAGTATAGGTGATGGTTTAACTCTAGGTATATTAACTTATGTTTTTGTAAATGTATTTTACAACATATTTGGAGCTAAAAAGGCTGAAGATAAGAAACATGTTTCAGTAGTAATGATTGTTCTTGCTATATTATTTATAATAAAACTTTGGCTATTATAA
- a CDS encoding 2Fe-2S iron-sulfur cluster binding domain-containing protein, giving the protein MLVKLNINGKMKNIDIEPEEYLVDTLRKVGNLSVKRGCDTGCCGLCTVLIDKKPTLSCATLTLRVLNKEITTIEGLENEVKEFSEVLVKEGAEQCGFCSPGFILTVLAMKDELKNPTDEEIKHYLTGNLCRCTGYMGQLRAIKTYLEVK; this is encoded by the coding sequence ATGTTAGTAAAGCTTAATATAAATGGAAAAATGAAAAATATTGATATAGAGCCAGAAGAATATTTGGTTGATACCTTAAGAAAAGTTGGCAATTTAAGTGTAAAAAGGGGTTGTGATACAGGTTGTTGTGGTCTCTGTACAGTTTTAATAGATAAGAAACCTACATTATCTTGTGCGACATTAACCTTGAGAGTTTTAAATAAAGAGATAACTACAATTGAAGGTTTAGAAAATGAAGTTAAAGAATTTAGTGAAGTTTTGGTAAAAGAAGGAGCTGAACAATGTGGTTTCTGCTCTCCTGGTTTTATACTTACTGTACTTGCAATGAAAGATGAGCTTAAGAACCCTACAGACGAAGAAATAAAACATTATTTAACAGGAAATTTATGTAGATGTACAGGATATATGGGACAGTTAAGAGCTATCAAAACTTATCTGGAGGTAAAGTAG
- a CDS encoding DNA polymerase III, with product MKQNKENEKQMSNSNIKKNSDNKIEIAEELYPSKNIGSMLGDRIDKKKINRPS from the coding sequence ATGAAACAAAATAAAGAAAATGAAAAACAAATGAGTAATTCTAATATTAAAAAAAATAGTGATAATAAAATCGAAATTGCTGAAGAACTATATCCAAGTAAAAATATAGGTAGTATGCTTGGAGATAGAATAGATAAGAAAAAAATCAATCGTCCAAGTTAA
- a CDS encoding ABC transporter permease, translating into MSNLSILIKTNIINEFKLNALKNIDSKEKQKIIGMMFSIVVVVGLLIFYVTSLSLSLVDILKQINQMEMLLVFGFGLSTVMAIVTSLYKTSSYLFQAKDLELLTSLPIKESTILASKILMLVGTNYLFSSVCMIIPAVVYFFNANVSITYFPYLILLFLALPLLPIVVSSIIFLFIGQLSSRLKYKNLVLIIGNVILILAYTVLMSKLNSISVELLKNSVSISETINKIYPPIYYFVDALKTGSIVSFLMFMATSLIPFFIFVTLFAKGFTKINARMGESYKIKNYKFKSQKISTPSKALLKKEFRRYTSSFIYFLNSSIGLLFLIVATIGVLAFGADKIGELLKMNIDFSIIKIQLLGAFLFIIVMNCTTYCSISFEGKNLWILKSSPIDEREIFWSKILMNFLLNAPLSVLCLILVSIKLNFEIQFVMVASCLIVTMSMFVALMGLLSNLLYPNLDWKNEVAVVKRSASMIVTILVSLIYIVILGGTYMLLKVSFLNIYLILASVLTLILDFMLWRIISTKGVKIFKNL; encoded by the coding sequence ATGAGTAATCTAAGTATATTAATAAAAACTAATATAATAAATGAGTTTAAATTGAATGCTTTAAAAAATATAGACAGCAAAGAAAAACAAAAAATAATAGGAATGATGTTTTCAATAGTTGTTGTAGTAGGGCTATTAATATTTTATGTAACAAGTTTAAGCCTTTCTCTAGTTGATATTTTAAAACAAATAAATCAAATGGAAATGTTGCTTGTGTTTGGCTTTGGATTATCAACAGTAATGGCAATTGTTACATCATTATATAAAACTTCATCATATCTATTTCAAGCGAAGGATTTAGAGTTATTAACTAGTTTGCCAATAAAAGAATCTACTATATTGGCTAGTAAAATATTAATGTTAGTTGGAACTAATTATTTGTTTTCTTCAGTGTGTATGATTATACCAGCAGTAGTTTATTTTTTTAATGCCAATGTAAGTATAACCTATTTTCCTTACTTAATATTATTATTTTTGGCTCTGCCATTACTACCAATAGTTGTTTCATCAATAATTTTCTTATTTATAGGACAGCTATCATCAAGGCTAAAATATAAAAATTTAGTGTTAATCATAGGTAATGTAATATTAATTTTGGCTTATACTGTACTTATGTCAAAACTAAACTCTATATCAGTTGAGTTATTAAAAAATAGTGTATCTATTTCAGAAACAATTAATAAAATATATCCACCTATATACTATTTTGTTGATGCTCTTAAAACTGGAAGTATAGTTTCATTTTTAATGTTTATGGCAACATCATTAATACCATTCTTTATCTTTGTGACTCTATTTGCAAAAGGATTTACAAAGATAAATGCTAGAATGGGTGAAAGTTATAAGATTAAAAACTATAAATTTAAAAGTCAAAAAATTTCAACACCCTCAAAGGCTCTATTGAAAAAAGAATTTAGAAGATATACTTCTTCATTTATTTACTTTTTGAATTCATCTATTGGTCTGTTATTTTTAATAGTGGCTACAATCGGTGTGTTGGCATTTGGAGCTGATAAAATAGGTGAGTTACTAAAAATGAATATAGATTTTAGTATTATAAAAATACAGTTATTAGGTGCGTTTCTATTTATAATAGTAATGAACTGCACAACATATTGTTCAATTTCTTTTGAAGGAAAGAATCTATGGATACTAAAGTCTTCTCCAATAGATGAAAGGGAGATATTTTGGTCAAAAATATTGATGAATTTTTTATTAAATGCACCATTATCTGTTTTATGTCTAATATTAGTGTCTATAAAACTAAACTTTGAAATTCAGTTCGTGATGGTAGCAAGTTGCTTGATTGTAACTATGTCAATGTTTGTAGCTTTAATGGGATTGTTATCAAATTTACTTTATCCAAACCTTGATTGGAAAAATGAAGTGGCGGTAGTAAAAAGAAGTGCAAGTATGATAGTTACAATATTAGTATCATTAATTTATATAGTTATACTTGGAGGCACATATATGTTATTGAAAGTTTCATTTCTAAATATATATTTGATTTTAGCAAGTGTGCTTACACTTATATTAGACTTTATGCTATGGAGAATTATTTCCACTAAAGGAGTAAAAATATTTAAAAATTTATAG
- a CDS encoding MATE family efflux transporter, with protein MKDLTTGHEGKSIFFFAMPMLIGSLFQQLYNTADSIIVGRFIGKEAMAAVSGANPIMFLLVAMLMGVSLGFSILISQFYGSGDLKKVKATIDTTYILLFIGSILISVIGIVFGGPMLKLMNTPESVFNQSKLYLTIIFGGILFSAGYNSVSAILRGLGDSVTPLYFLIIATILNIVLDLTFIVVLKMGVEGVALATIMAQAVSFIISIIYLNKKHEVLKFKIKGIVYDNKIFKDGLRLGLPSGVQQMLFSIGNMALQFLVNGYGTSAMAAFGAGLRIENFISLPIMNLGSAVSTFVAQNIGAGENERIRKGIRESIKMALILAIVVVALILLFRENLISLFNTDKDVIKIGSSYLFIIGPFFLFIGTSFVLSSAMKGAGDSMFALMSSVVSLWLGRIPASYLFSRLFGTDGIWMGIPFGWTLGLIVTVIYYKKGYWKTKAIVNHRINE; from the coding sequence GTGAAAGATTTAACTACAGGTCATGAGGGAAAATCTATATTCTTTTTTGCTATGCCTATGCTTATTGGTAGTTTATTTCAACAACTATACAATACTGCTGACAGTATTATAGTTGGTAGATTTATTGGTAAAGAAGCTATGGCAGCAGTCTCAGGTGCTAACCCTATAATGTTTTTGCTTGTAGCAATGCTTATGGGTGTCAGTCTTGGTTTTTCTATTTTAATTTCACAGTTTTATGGTTCAGGAGATTTAAAAAAAGTAAAAGCTACTATTGATACTACATATATACTTTTATTTATTGGCTCTATATTGATAAGTGTTATTGGAATAGTATTTGGAGGTCCTATGCTTAAGCTTATGAATACTCCAGAATCAGTTTTTAATCAATCAAAACTGTATCTTACTATAATATTTGGTGGAATCTTATTTTCTGCTGGATATAATTCAGTAAGTGCAATACTTAGAGGACTTGGAGATTCAGTAACTCCACTTTATTTTTTAATAATAGCCACAATTTTAAATATAGTTTTAGATTTAACTTTTATTGTTGTCTTGAAAATGGGAGTTGAAGGTGTTGCACTTGCCACTATAATGGCTCAAGCAGTATCATTTATAATTAGCATAATATATTTAAATAAAAAACATGAAGTACTTAAATTTAAGATTAAAGGAATTGTATATGACAATAAAATATTTAAAGATGGTCTTAGATTAGGACTTCCAAGTGGAGTTCAACAGATGTTATTTTCAATTGGCAACATGGCTCTTCAATTTTTAGTTAATGGTTATGGTACATCTGCCATGGCAGCTTTTGGAGCTGGTCTTAGAATAGAAAACTTTATAAGCTTACCTATCATGAACCTTGGTTCTGCTGTTTCCACTTTTGTTGCTCAAAATATAGGTGCTGGAGAAAATGAAAGGATTAGAAAAGGAATTCGTGAATCTATAAAAATGGCTTTAATTCTAGCAATTGTTGTCGTTGCCTTAATCTTATTATTTAGAGAAAACTTAATTTCTCTATTTAATACAGACAAAGATGTCATTAAAATTGGTTCTTCTTACTTATTTATAATAGGACCTTTTTTCTTATTTATTGGTACTTCCTTTGTACTTTCAAGTGCAATGAAAGGTGCTGGTGATTCTATGTTTGCTTTGATGAGTTCAGTCGTATCTTTATGGCTTGGAAGAATTCCTGCTTCTTATTTATTTTCTAGATTATTTGGAACAGATGGAATTTGGATGGGTATACCTTTTGGTTGGACTTTAGGTCTTATTGTTACAGTCATCTATTATAAAAAAGGTTATTGGAAAACTAAAGCTATTGTAAATCATAGAATTAATGAATAA
- a CDS encoding flippase-like domain-containing protein, giving the protein MRKLSKKEKDFIQYGFLIFLICITTYLVSTTLDVKLIPKIISLVNKTYIFLGILIMLIYMIIESIVTHLIINAVQKTKVKFIGIKMATMGFYYNLVTPFASGSQPMQIYALTKYDVSLSKSVAIVTNKTVVFQSTVTIFCGILILLNKSLLMEQVHSVRVLIAAGMTMNVSMLLGGLLIVFSPKQVKMIAEVLINFLSKFKAFKFLDLKRDRINHYIDDYNYSIKIFIKNVRILFLSILLTALQLIAYFSIVYCVYKASNLKGVSYIHIMTLQVFLYMAISPVPTPGNVGANEVTFFTMFSNIIPKELLGYSVLLYSGFVYYMLLIISGLFTFRTHYTLNNWKHDNKSNSSLGEVIEKV; this is encoded by the coding sequence ATGAGAAAATTATCCAAAAAAGAGAAAGATTTTATTCAATATGGATTTCTGATATTTTTGATATGTATTACTACTTATTTAGTATCAACCACTTTAGATGTAAAACTAATACCTAAAATTATAAGTCTAGTAAATAAAACCTATATATTTCTTGGCATACTAATAATGTTAATATATATGATAATTGAATCTATTGTGACACATTTGATAATAAATGCAGTTCAAAAAACAAAAGTAAAATTTATAGGTATCAAAATGGCTACAATGGGATTTTATTATAATTTAGTTACTCCCTTTGCATCTGGGAGTCAGCCAATGCAAATATATGCACTTACAAAGTATGATGTTAGTCTCAGTAAATCTGTAGCCATAGTTACTAATAAGACCGTTGTATTTCAAAGTACAGTTACTATATTTTGTGGAATTTTAATTTTATTGAATAAGTCATTATTAATGGAACAAGTGCATTCAGTTAGAGTTTTAATCGCCGCTGGGATGACCATGAATGTAAGCATGCTATTAGGAGGACTCTTAATAGTATTTAGTCCTAAGCAAGTAAAAATGATAGCAGAGGTTTTGATTAATTTTTTATCTAAATTTAAAGCATTTAAGTTTTTAGATTTAAAAAGAGATAGAATAAATCATTATATTGATGACTACAATTATTCTATAAAAATATTTATCAAAAATGTAAGGATTTTATTTTTAAGCATATTGCTTACTGCACTACAACTTATAGCATACTTTAGTATAGTTTATTGTGTGTATAAAGCTTCAAATTTAAAAGGAGTATCATATATACATATAATGACATTGCAAGTATTTTTATACATGGCAATATCACCAGTTCCAACACCAGGAAATGTTGGAGCAAATGAAGTTACATTTTTTACCATGTTCTCAAACATAATTCCAAAAGAATTATTGGGATATTCAGTGCTTTTGTATAGTGGATTTGTATATTATATGTTATTAATAATTTCAGGATTGTTTACATTCAGAACACATTATACATTGAATAACTGGAAACATGATAACAAAAGTAATTCTAGTTTAGGAGAAGTTATTGAAAAAGTTTAA
- a CDS encoding ABC transporter ATP-binding protein → MLKISNVSKSYKNKKVVNNISFEVNDGEIFGFIGHNGAGKTTTIKAIVGIHDFEGGEILINSKSIKKQSVECKKEMAYIPDNPDLYEDLTGIQYLNFIADIFEVDKNEREELIKYYSNKFEINRALGDLISSYSHGMKQKLAIISALIHNPKILILDEPFVGLDPKASFILKEIMKEFCKKGGCIFFSTHVLEVAEKICDKIAIIKDGNIIAYGTTEEVKGNNSLENIFMELIEK, encoded by the coding sequence ATGTTAAAGATAAGTAATGTATCTAAATCATATAAAAATAAAAAGGTAGTAAATAATATTTCATTTGAGGTAAATGATGGAGAGATTTTTGGCTTTATAGGTCATAATGGTGCAGGAAAAACTACTACTATTAAAGCAATTGTTGGGATACATGATTTTGAGGGAGGAGAAATACTTATAAACTCTAAATCTATAAAAAAACAATCTGTTGAGTGCAAAAAGGAAATGGCGTATATTCCTGATAATCCAGATTTATATGAAGATCTAACTGGAATACAATACCTTAATTTTATAGCAGATATATTTGAGGTAGATAAAAATGAAAGAGAGGAATTAATAAAATACTATTCAAATAAATTTGAAATTAATAGGGCATTAGGAGATTTAATATCTTCGTATTCACATGGAATGAAACAAAAACTAGCTATAATTTCAGCTTTAATCCATAATCCTAAAATTCTAATTCTTGATGAACCTTTTGTAGGTCTTGACCCAAAAGCTTCCTTTATATTAAAGGAAATAATGAAGGAGTTTTGTAAAAAAGGTGGTTGTATATTTTTCTCAACGCATGTATTAGAAGTTGCTGAAAAAATCTGTGATAAGATTGCCATAATAAAAGATGGAAATATAATTGCTTATGGAACTACTGAAGAAGTGAAAGGAAACAATTCTCTTGAAAATATTTTTATGGAATTAATAGAAAAATAA
- a CDS encoding cation:proton antiporter: MESSIHTIASNNLLIIFAIVSITGIICSKLSEIVKVPDVVLFLLVGILIGPSFLKFIDIRGFQIENQLILTFGSAFILYLGGKEISLKVLRNVKISVFLLATVGVVISAFIMQQVIGFTFGVSAMTALLAGTIIASTDPATLVPIFNQVKIKDRVKQTVISESAFNDATGAILTSAVLAVILSNKFSLSANIYELGTMVVVGIVVGLITGILLLKLVNDKPYGIFKDFAPIISVISVVVAYELSTKLGGSGYMSCFIVGIITGNKKNFKIWLSQKSYDADFYVAETLGTICRMAIFIILGSQVNLAQLGKYFVPSVIAVLVLMFIARPICVLVCALADREAKWSKNEILFMMWVRETGVIPAALCGIISAMKVPGYEVISSVVFMSILITLVIQGSTTKLVAKKLGLLEEEVINISEKVSTF; encoded by the coding sequence ATGGAATCATCTATACATACAATTGCCAGCAATAATTTATTGATAATTTTTGCTATTGTGAGTATAACTGGAATAATTTGCAGCAAACTTAGCGAAATCGTAAAAGTTCCAGATGTTGTATTATTTTTACTTGTAGGTATTTTAATAGGACCATCATTTTTGAAATTTATAGATATTCGTGGATTCCAAATAGAGAATCAACTGATACTTACATTTGGTTCTGCATTTATATTATATTTAGGTGGAAAAGAAATAAGTTTAAAAGTTTTGAGAAATGTAAAGATATCTGTATTTTTACTAGCTACTGTAGGAGTAGTGATATCTGCTTTTATAATGCAACAAGTAATAGGATTTACTTTTGGAGTAAGTGCAATGACTGCTTTATTAGCAGGAACTATAATAGCATCAACAGACCCTGCTACTCTTGTACCTATATTTAATCAAGTAAAGATAAAGGATAGAGTAAAACAAACTGTAATAAGTGAATCAGCTTTTAATGATGCAACAGGAGCTATATTAACATCAGCAGTGTTAGCTGTAATTTTATCAAATAAGTTTTCCTTAAGTGCCAATATTTATGAATTAGGTACAATGGTTGTTGTAGGAATTGTAGTTGGTCTAATTACAGGAATACTGCTTTTGAAATTGGTTAATGATAAGCCATATGGTATATTTAAAGATTTTGCACCAATAATATCTGTTATTTCAGTTGTGGTTGCATATGAATTATCTACAAAATTAGGCGGAAGTGGATATATGTCTTGCTTTATTGTAGGTATAATAACTGGTAACAAGAAAAACTTTAAAATATGGTTAAGCCAAAAATCTTATGATGCAGATTTTTATGTTGCTGAGACTTTAGGAACTATTTGTCGTATGGCGATATTCATAATATTAGGTAGTCAAGTTAATTTGGCTCAGTTAGGTAAATATTTTGTACCATCTGTAATTGCAGTGCTAGTATTAATGTTTATAGCAAGACCAATTTGTGTCTTAGTATGTGCACTTGCAGACAGAGAAGCAAAATGGAGTAAAAATGAAATATTGTTCATGATGTGGGTAAGAGAAACTGGTGTAATCCCAGCTGCACTTTGTGGTATTATTTCAGCAATGAAAGTTCCTGGATATGAAGTAATTTCATCAGTAGTATTTATGTCTATATTAATTACATTAGTAATACAAGGAAGCACTACAAAATTGGTAGCTAAAAAACTTGGATTATTAGAAGAAGAAGTGATAAATATAAGCGAAAAGGTATCAACTTTTTAG
- a CDS encoding FAD binding domain-containing protein, whose translation MFTVIDIVQPDTVEEAYSILNKRKTNQVIGGSAFLRMGKKRIGTGIELSNLNLDYIKEDKEYVEIGSMTTFRTLETSSIIKDNFGKIIEDSVKDIIGIQFRNVVTVGATVFSKYGFSDLIVALLSLDTEVELYKGGRISLEEFLDRDYGKDLLTKVYIKKENKKASYKSLRNAKSDYPILNVSVSKDGKKFKLCVGARPQKAMIAKKASEFLSNNEINEANIDRAIEIASEELTFGSNMRASKDYRKAMSKVLLKRAIMEVI comes from the coding sequence ATGTTTACGGTTATAGATATTGTACAACCAGATACAGTGGAAGAAGCGTACTCAATTTTAAATAAAAGAAAAACTAATCAAGTAATTGGTGGAAGTGCTTTTTTAAGAATGGGGAAAAAAAGAATAGGAACAGGAATAGAGTTATCTAACCTAAACCTAGATTATATAAAAGAAGATAAAGAGTATGTTGAAATTGGTTCTATGACTACTTTTAGAACATTGGAAACAAGTTCAATAATAAAAGATAATTTTGGTAAAATAATAGAAGATTCAGTTAAAGATATAATAGGAATTCAGTTTAGAAATGTAGTAACAGTTGGTGCAACAGTATTTTCTAAATATGGATTTTCTGATTTGATAGTGGCATTGCTTTCATTAGATACAGAAGTAGAGTTATATAAGGGTGGGAGAATTAGCCTTGAAGAGTTTTTAGATAGAGATTATGGGAAGGACTTATTGACTAAGGTGTATATAAAGAAGGAAAATAAAAAAGCCTCTTATAAGTCATTGAGAAATGCAAAAAGTGATTACCCTATTTTGAATGTGTCTGTTTCAAAAGATGGTAAGAAGTTTAAGTTGTGTGTAGGAGCAAGACCTCAAAAAGCTATGATTGCAAAAAAAGCTAGTGAATTTTTATCTAATAATGAAATTAATGAAGCTAATATAGATAGGGCAATAGAAATAGCTTCAGAGGAATTAACATTTGGTTCTAATATGAGAGCATCTAAAGACTATAGAAAAGCTATGAGTAAAGTACTTTTAAAAAGAGCTATAATGGAGGTTATTTAA